In a genomic window of Wyeomyia smithii strain HCP4-BCI-WySm-NY-G18 chromosome 1, ASM2978416v1, whole genome shotgun sequence:
- the LOC129716695 gene encoding transient receptor potential cation channel protein painless-like, whose translation MLGDIEKHNNSLRCFIKTFECVNERIFPDLNTPLHDACEQLHEEFIIWLLKQPEIKVNSRNLQRKTALFLLCQKYSAVPGFSSKSETQEIKKIIEKSVQILNLIHRLLLANADFNICGGLRRLPFDLLVRKQSTLQKIDNIPNKTTIELLEMFLQFGEEDEFLERLKQLASEDISNIIRCLLHTAVDLSFERSVKKIVQYCEKRIFETEMKEMDLKYRVELKGLLRKACENGKVKILTLLLNKIKDKKLMNDEPILIIALNRAHVLQNRPKERKPVLECATLLSTTKKVYLTRTDNNGNNALHIALKYGFTNIALNLLQQKSAFLGVRNKDGFTPLQYACYDSGEKRNAKGKNSQEAALTEMYPIEIIAKSKDLKQLLIHPVVYSFILLKWHRFFVFLRWKYFFSAGNIQDLSIIISMLFFLFKGCNLILSSLTIIAFAMQLIVLIRYLPFERLSTYMRMFKTVAVNFFKTLLVFSPLLVAFTFVFYLTNNYQKRATNSTIATETETSEEDFNQFNTFPNTVLKILVMATGEFDAASTDHSGGKIILFLLFMFFVYMVIQNLINGLAVSDITAIQQESELISISNKVLILEQHSYVIAVNTKEFRKIMIQLKTKPTTDVKSEDC comes from the exons ATGCTTGGAGATATTGAAAAACATAATAACTCCTTGAGATGTTTCATAAAAACGTTTGAATGTGTGAATGAG CGGATTTTCCCGGACTTGAATACCCCACTGCACGACGCTTGCGAACAGTTGCATGAGGAATTCATAATATGGCTACTAAAACAACCGGAAATTAAGGTGAACAGTCGCAATTTACAACGAAAAACCGCTCTCTTTCTGTTATGCCAAAAATACAGCGCCGTCCCCGGCTTCAGCAGTAAATCCGAGacacaagaaataaaaaagattATCGAAAAATCCGTACAAATTTTGAATCTCATACATAGGCTACTTTTAGCAAATGCTGACTTCAACATCTGTGGCGGCCTTCGCCGGTTACCCTTCGATTTACTAGTGCGGAAGCAGTCCACTCTGCAAAAAAT AGACAATATTCCGAACAAGACGACCATTGAATTGTTAGAAATGTTTCTACAGTTTGGAGAAGAAGATGAATTTCTTGAGCGGTTGAAACAGCTAGCTTCGGAAGATATATCGAATATAATAAGATGCTTGTTGCACACTGCCGTAGACCTTAGTTTTGAGAGAAGTGTTAAGAAGATTGTTCAGTATTGCGAAAAAAGGATATTTGAGACAGAAATGAAAGAA ATGGATCTAAAGTATCGTGTTGAACTTAAGGGATTGTTGAGAAAAGCATGTGAAAATGGAAAGGTGAAAATATTAACTTTACTTTTGAACAAGATCAAGGACAAGAAACTTATGAACGATGAGCCTATTCTCATAATAGCTTTAAATCGAGCTCATGTCCTCCAAAATCGACCAAAAGAGAGGAAACCAGTTCTAGAATGCGCTACTTTGCTTTCCACAACCAAAAAAGTTTATCTCACCCGAACAGATAACAATGGAAATAACGCACTGCACATTGCTTTGAAGTACGGTTTTACAAATATTGCTCTTAACTTGTTGCAGCAAAAATCCGCCTTTCTGGGTGTTCGTAACAAAGATGGTTTTACTCCCTTGCAATATGCCTGTTATGATTCTGGCGAAA AAAGGAATGCTAAGGGTAAAAACTCTCAGGAAGCAGCTCTAACTGAGATGTATCCAATCGAAATAATTGCCAAATCAAAAGACTTGAAACAACTACTCATTCATCCTGTtgtttattcttttattttgttaaaATGGCACAGATTT TTCGTGTTCCTACggtggaaatattttttctcagcGGGAAACATTCAAGATCTGTCCATTATCATTTCGATGCTCTTTTTCCTCTTCAAAGGTTGTAACTTAATTCTATCCTCTCTAACCATCATCGCGTTTGCCATGCAACTCATCGTCCTTATTAGATATCTTCCTTTTGAACGCTTATCAACTTATATGCGTATGTTCAAAACCGTTGCCGtaaacttttttaaaactttgctCGTTTTTAGTCCACTGCTTGTTGCCTTTACATTTGTATTCTATCTCACGAACAACTATCAAAAAAGAGCCACAAACAGTACAATTGCTACGGAAACCGAAACTTCCGAAGAAGATTTCAATCAATTCAACACCTTCCCAAACACGGTCCTGAAAATATTGGTCATGGCCACCGGTGAATTCGATGCAGCTTCTACCGACCATAGCGGTGGTAAaataattctttttttattattcatgttTTTTGTATACATGGTTATTCAAAACCTTATTAACGGTTTGGCTGTTAGCGATATCACTGCGATTCAACAAGAGTCTGAACTGATCAGCATTAGCAATAAAGTATTGATTTTGGAACA GCACTCGTACGTTATAGCAGTAAATACGAAAGAGTTCCGAAAAATTATGATTCAGCTGAAAACTAAACCAACTACAGATGTGAAAAGTGAAGATTGCTAG